The sequence GGTTTTGCCTTGGGAAAACAACTGCGAAAGCAAGGTATGCAGGTGCTTTTTATCGTGCGTAAAAACGACCCTGCCGCTCAAATTTTGGAAACCCATAAATTGCGCTACCAAGAAATTGATTTTACGGGCCTTCCGCGTTCCGTTAATCCGTTCCGCCATTTGCGTTTTATGGGGAAATTGTTTAAGTCTTTGCATCAAACGCGCCAAATTATCAAAAAATTTCGCCCGGAAGTGGCCATCGGTACGGGGGGATATATTTCTTTTCCGCTTATTTTTGTGGCTCATTTTATGGGTATTAAGACGGCCGTGCACGATTCCAATGCCCGTTTGGGACTTTCCAATAAAATCTGCGGGAAATTTGCCGATTTGTTTATGCTGGGGTTACCTGTAGATAAAAAAATTAAAAACTCGGTGCTTACCAGCACGCCGATTCGCAAAGAATTTACCTATCCTGCTGATAGAACGGCTTTGTTGGAAGGATTGGGCTTAGATGCCACCAAAAAGACCGTTTTGGTAGTGGGGGGTAGCCAAGGAGCCAAGGGCCTTAATGCGGCGGTTGTAAAGGCTGTTAAGAAGTTTAATTCCTGGCAATTTATTCATATCACGGGTGATCGGTGGTATGGAATCATGCGGGAAGAATATAGCGGCCTTAAAAATGTAGCGGTGTTGCCCTACAGCCACGAAATTTATGCGCTTATGAAAGTGGTAGATTTGGCCGTTTGCCGTAGCGGAGCCAGCACACTTGCGGAATTGATTTACTGCCGTGTTCCCTCGGTATTGGTTCCTTTTCCGCACGCAACGGCCGACCACCAATACTACAATGCCAAAATTTTGGCCGATGCCGGTTGTGCCAAAGTGGTACGCGAAGATAAAGATTTGGAAAGAAACCTCCTGGGGGTTCTTTCCGGCCTGGTTCAACGCCGTGGAAACGGACGCTTGGCGGCCATGCACCGTGCTTATCGCAGGCTTAAGATTCCCAACCCGATTACTTCTGCTAAGAAAATTGCGGATATTTTGCGTAAGTTATAATAAAAAACCCCGGGTTTCACAACCCGGGGTTTTTATGTCGGTAAAAATTAAATACCGGTAAAGAATCTGCACAAGGCTGCCGTATCTTCGGTAGCTTTGCTGCCTTGGGTACAGGTTTTGTTGTTATCCACATCTTGCGTTAATTTATAAATGTAAGAAGAGGTGGAACTTTCGTCAGAGCGGTAAGCGGACACCGTGCCGAAAGTGGAAATATCGTAAACAAACAGATCGGTAACAAATTGGGTGTTCGTTTTCCAAGTGCCGCCTTTCATTTCGACATCGGCAATGTTGGCTTTCGTAACGGTGGTAGCGTTCGGGTCGGCTTGTTGATAGCGTTGTACGGCGCTTACCAATGTTTTGAGGTTAACCAATCCTTCCGACATGCGAGATTTTTCTACAGCCGCTTCGTATTGGGGAAGGGCGATGGCAGACAAAATGCCGATAATCAGTACTACTACTAACAATTCAATTAAGGTGAAGCCTTTATTCATGTTTTTCTCCTGTAGTTAAGTTCTCTGTATAGTATATCCGTTTTAGTTTTCTTTTTCAAACTGTATTTTTGCGGGAGGAAAGAATTATTTTTCTTCCCAAAAGTTTTCATCTTTTTTCGGTAGCCCGTTTTGCTCGAAATGTTGAGCCGCTTGAGGGTGAGCCTTCAAAGCGTTTTGTTGATATTCGGCCCAATCTTCGGCAGGCGAAGACGGGTTTTCGTATTCGGCTCCTGCCAATCGAAAATCTTGCAGGGACAAATCTTTTTCTTTCGCTTGGAAAAAGGCTAATAATTTTTTATTTCCGTTGGCTTGGTTGAAAGCGAAAAGTTCCACCAGCCCGTAAGGGGCCAAAGTAAAGAGGATAGCGTCCCACTCTGCGTCTGAATTCATAATTTTTTCTTTTATTTCTTCAAAAGGAAGAAATGCCTGTAACAAGTAAGATTTGTTTTCGATAATGGAATACCAAATTAAATCTATTTTATGAGGGAGCGGTTTTTCGTTTTCCAAACGGATACTGTTTAGGTTCCCTCCGTTTTGAATATAAATTTTCGGGTAAGAGTAGCGCATCTCCTCATCGGTGGGGGAAAGTTGAAACTCGGCAAAAAAGATTTCTGCCGGGTAAAGTTTCGGTGCTTGAAAATGAACGGTATATTCCGCGATGCCTCTTTCTTCTTTTTTTTCTTGTATAAATTCTTCGCTCGATTTGCCGCTTTTCAATCTGTTTAATTCTTGTTTATATGCTTCCAAAAAGGCTTGGCGAGTCGGGGCAAAGGTGTCCGGCACATCTTCTATCCATTGTAACGACATTTCTTTTTGTTGGGCTAAATCTTCATCGGAAATTTCCGCAAGTCCCGTTTGCGCCAAATATTCTTCTTTGGTTGTGTTTTTTATTTTTTGGCGGGCTTCTTCCACTCCTTTTTGAGGATTGAAGGGGAAGGTTTCCTCGTAGCGGATAACATCTGCAAAAATGGTTAAGCCTTTCTCCGGGTTTTGTTCAATAAAAGAGAGGAAAGGAGATTGCATCATTTCGGTATAGGCTGCTCCCAAGCGCATATCATCTATTTGATGCGGGCCGATTTCTTCCATGATGCGAAAGCGCAGACGGAATAAATAATACCAAAAGGTTTGTTGCTCTATATTGTTTCCAAAGACTTCGGGGCCTTTATCCATAAGGGTTTGAAACATGACGAAATAAGAGGCCGTTTCAAAAAAATCTTCGGGGATAGGGGTATTTGTATTGTAGATATTTTTAGCAATTTGTTGTTTTATTTCGGGCGTGGCATACGGAAAAGAAGGGGCCGTTTCCCCGGGTTGGGGTTGTTTTCCTACGCAACCGTAGGAAGAAGCTAAAATGGAAAACGCAAGGGTGAGATTTAGAAATTTATTCATACTTTATCCTCCAAAAGAATTTTTATTGTAACAAAAAAGGGAAACTCTATTTCCCTTTTCAAAAGTATTATTTTTTCCCGCGGATTCGGCGAATATTTTTGCGGTGTTCGTTAAAGGTTTTGGAAAAGACATGGCGTCCGCCCGATTCGGCCACAAAGTATAAATTTTCGAAATTGGGTTCCGGTTGCAAAACGCCCAAAACGCTTTCGTAACTGGGGTTGCAAATCGGCCCCGGCGGAAGCCCCGCATTGCGATAAGTGTTGTAGGGCGATTTTACCTTTAGGTCTTTGTAAGTAAGTCCTTTTTTCCAGTAACGGTTTTCCTTCAGGTTGAATCCCAATGCATATTGGACGGTAGGATCTGCCTCTAAGCGTTTGCCGATGCGAAAACGGTTTAAGTACACGGCGGCAATTTTAGGCCGTTCGTCATGCACGACGGCTTCGCGTTCTACGATGGAGGCCACGGTCAGCACTTGTTTTTCCGTAAGGTCGGTGGGATATTTCTTAAAAAGCGGTGCGATTTTTCGTTTATATTGGCCCAGCATTTCGTTTATCACTTTGCGCGGAGGCATATTTTCGGAGAAGAGATAAGTGGAGGGGAACAAATATCCTTCCAGTTGTTCTTTGCGGACGATATCCAAAAACTCGTGCGGGTTTGTAATGCCGCGCGCGCCCAATTCTTCGGCAATTTCTTCGCTTCTCCAACCTTCCAAAAAGGTTACTTTCTCGTAGTGGGTACAGCGGCCCGATTTAATGCAGTTAATTACTTCGAAGGCCGAAGTATTTTTGCGCAAATCAAAACGCCCTGCTTTCAAATCGCGTGCGGAAGAGGTGAGTTTAAGAATTATTTTGAATAATACTTCACTGCGGATCACTCCTTTCTTTTTAAGCATTTTGGCTACGGAGTTACCGCTTTGTCCCGGTTCGATTTTTACGACGGTAAGAGGCCCCTTGCTGAAAAAATAAACCTTAGTTGCCCAGGCTCCCAGGCCCAGCATCAATAGAAATAAGGTTATAAACAAGAGGAATCTTTTCATGTTGTTATTTTACCAGTTTGAAGAAATGGCGTTTCCCGGCTTGTAACACATCACCGTTTTCAAAGGTTAACGGGCCGTCTTGCGTTACCTTTTCGCCTTTTAAGCGCACAGCCCCTTGCTCGATTAGCCCGCGGGCTTTGTTTTTACTTTGGGCGGCCCCGGCGGCAAACAGAACAGCCGATAAAGTGGCCCCTTCTTCGGGTTTGAATTCGGGGATATCGGTGGGGAGTTCTTTTTTAGAAAATACTTTTTCGAAATTTGTAAGCGCGGCTTGGGCGGCTTCTTCGCCATGGAAGCGGGTTACCAACAACCCGGCCAATTTCTTTTTGGCGGCCATGGGGTGCATAGATTTAATTTCGTCCATATTTTCGCTGGTCAAAAGTTCGTAGTACATGGGCATCAGTTCGTCGGGAATAGACATGAGTTTACCGAACATATCGCCCGGTTCGTCGTTAAGACCCACATAGTTGCCATAAGATTTGGACATTTTTTTCACTCCGTCCAAGCCCACTAAAAGCGGTACGGTAATGGCCACTTGCGGTTCTTGCGCGTGGTTCTTTTGTAGTTGGCGGCCGACGAGTAAGTTGAAAATTTGGTCTGTTCCGCCCAATTCGATATCGGCCTCTAAGGCCACGGAATCTTGGCCTTGGAATAAACTGTAAAGTACTTCAAGCATGCTAATAGGGCTCCCGGCGGCCATGCGTTTTTTGAAATCGTCGCGTTCCAATACTTGCGCCACCGTTACTTTTTGTAACGTTTGCAACAATTCCTTCCCGCTGACAAACGGATCCAACCACTCGCTGTTAAAGCGAATTTCGGTTTTGGCAGGATCTAAAACCTTGAAGGCTTGTTCCGTATAGGTTTTGGCGTTTTCTAAAATTTGTTCTCGTCCTAAAACAGGGCGGGTGGAATCGCGCCCGGAAGGATCACCCACTGCGGCGGTAAAATCGCCGATGACGAGTACGGCCGTGTGGCCTAAATCTTGAAAGCGGCGTAACAGGGAAAGCGCCACGCTGTGGCCTAAGTGCAAATCGGCACTGGTCGGGTCGCACCCGAGTTTTACTTTTAATTTTTTACCGCTTTCTAATTTTTTGGTTAAATCGGCTTTGGATACAATATCTACGCAACCGCGCGTTAAAAAGGAAATTTGTTCTTCAATCGTCATTATTTTTTCTCTCTTGTAAATGGATATTTCTTATATTTTACCATATACAAAACAAAACCGCCCGGTCTGTTTTCCGGGCGGTGTTTTGCGGGTTGGCTTTCAGTATAAATCGAAACGATTAAAAGCTAAAGTGCCGGGCCAAAACCATAACACGAACAGCAGTGCCGGTACTAAATATACCAGTAATGACCACATCCCCGACAGGTTGATATCATGTAACCTCCTCACCGTGGCAGACCACAACCACGCAAAGGCGATAATTCCCACAATCGCCCCCAGTACATTAAGCGACATTTCCGGCGATAAAAAGACCGCCGGCGGTGCTACTTGCAGGAAAATAAAACTGCTCAAAGCAAGCATTACCCCGCAAGCACATGTAGTTATAAAATAGGCCATACGGCCCATGCGTCCTTGTAATGTAAACATACGCTACCCCCTGTTATCAAACAGGATAAGCGCAGAACTTTCTTTTGGAAGGGGAAAAAACAGGTTAGTAAAAATCGTAAGGGTCTGCCGTGATTTTTAAGGATACTTTTTTTGCCGGAACAAAAGTTTCCACCTCTGCTAATAATTGGGCGCGTTTTTCTTCGGTGGTTTTGAAGAGTAAATATTGTTTTTTTAAGGTATCCGTTTTTTTGGCACACCATACGGGGCCGAGTATTTCCGTTGCCCAGTTTTTGCAAGCCTGTTTTAGGCGGTGGGTTTCGGTGTTTAAGAGGTCTGTCTCTTTAGTTTTTAAAGTCACACGCAATAAATGCACAAAGGGCGGATAGGTAAAACTTTCTCGAAGCATCATTTCCGTGTCGGCACAGGCAGCATAGTCGTTAGTGAGGAGCGGTTCATAATCGTAGCCTTGCTCGTCGGCTGTTTGGATAATGAGGCGTCCGTTTTTAAGCCCGGACAAATGCCCGCGCAAACCAAATAACAGTTGTGCAAATTTTTCGGTGGTGCGAAAGTCCGGCCCGTCCAGTTCCAATTCGGCATCAACAATGGCGGCCAGGGTTACTTTGGCCCCGCGCAAAGCGGCCGAAGCCATGCGTGTGCCCACAATTATATCGGCATTTCCCGTTTTTAAGGCTTCCAACGCTTCAAACCCTTGGCCCGATTTCTTTTTTAAGGTGTCCGATTCCAAACGAAGTAACCGTGCTTGCGGAAAGAATTTGGTAATTTCGGCGGCCAGTTTTTGAGTTCCGCCACCGCGGGACTTAAAAATCAGATTTTGGCATTGGGGGCATTTCTGTTGGATAGGTTCTGCCGTGCCGCATTTCTTACAAACCAACCTTTCTCCCGTGTCTGCAGATTTTTCGTGTGTTAAAATGGCCCCGCATTTTTTACATTTGGCATAAGCCCCGCAGTTTAAGCAGTAATAAGCATTGGCATAACCTCGACGGTTCAAAATGAGAAGTACCGTTTCTTTTTTCCGTAAATTTTGTGCGAGTTCTTCAAGTAAAAAGTCCGAAAGGAAACGAGATTTCTTCCCTTTTTTAGGGGTTATCTTGATTTGGGGGGTAAAGGTATGGCCCGGTACTTGTTCTTGGAAAGGAAGGGATAAAACCCGGCCGTCC comes from Elusimicrobium sp. and encodes:
- a CDS encoding UDP-N-acetylglucosamine--N-acetylmuramyl-(pentapeptide) pyrophosphoryl-undecaprenol N-acetylglucosamine transferase, with product MNRRFLIASGGTGGHFYPGFALGKQLRKQGMQVLFIVRKNDPAAQILETHKLRYQEIDFTGLPRSVNPFRHLRFMGKLFKSLHQTRQIIKKFRPEVAIGTGGYISFPLIFVAHFMGIKTAVHDSNARLGLSNKICGKFADLFMLGLPVDKKIKNSVLTSTPIRKEFTYPADRTALLEGLGLDATKKTVLVVGGSQGAKGLNAAVVKAVKKFNSWQFIHITGDRWYGIMREEYSGLKNVAVLPYSHEIYALMKVVDLAVCRSGASTLAELIYCRVPSVLVPFPHATADHQYYNAKILADAGCAKVVREDKDLERNLLGVLSGLVQRRGNGRLAAMHRAYRRLKIPNPITSAKKIADILRKL
- a CDS encoding DUF2931 family protein, encoding MNKFLNLTLAFSILASSYGCVGKQPQPGETAPSFPYATPEIKQQIAKNIYNTNTPIPEDFFETASYFVMFQTLMDKGPEVFGNNIEQQTFWYYLFRLRFRIMEEIGPHQIDDMRLGAAYTEMMQSPFLSFIEQNPEKGLTIFADVIRYEETFPFNPQKGVEEARQKIKNTTKEEYLAQTGLAEISDEDLAQQKEMSLQWIEDVPDTFAPTRQAFLEAYKQELNRLKSGKSSEEFIQEKKEERGIAEYTVHFQAPKLYPAEIFFAEFQLSPTDEEMRYSYPKIYIQNGGNLNSIRLENEKPLPHKIDLIWYSIIENKSYLLQAFLPFEEIKEKIMNSDAEWDAILFTLAPYGLVELFAFNQANGNKKLLAFFQAKEKDLSLQDFRLAGAEYENPSSPAEDWAEYQQNALKAHPQAAQHFEQNGLPKKDENFWEEK
- the mltG gene encoding endolytic transglycosylase MltG; the protein is MKRFLLFITLFLLMLGLGAWATKVYFFSKGPLTVVKIEPGQSGNSVAKMLKKKGVIRSEVLFKIILKLTSSARDLKAGRFDLRKNTSAFEVINCIKSGRCTHYEKVTFLEGWRSEEIAEELGARGITNPHEFLDIVRKEQLEGYLFPSTYLFSENMPPRKVINEMLGQYKRKIAPLFKKYPTDLTEKQVLTVASIVEREAVVHDERPKIAAVYLNRFRIGKRLEADPTVQYALGFNLKENRYWKKGLTYKDLKVKSPYNTYRNAGLPPGPICNPSYESVLGVLQPEPNFENLYFVAESGGRHVFSKTFNEHRKNIRRIRGKK
- a CDS encoding tyrosine--tRNA ligase, with protein sequence MTIEEQISFLTRGCVDIVSKADLTKKLESGKKLKVKLGCDPTSADLHLGHSVALSLLRRFQDLGHTAVLVIGDFTAAVGDPSGRDSTRPVLGREQILENAKTYTEQAFKVLDPAKTEIRFNSEWLDPFVSGKELLQTLQKVTVAQVLERDDFKKRMAAGSPISMLEVLYSLFQGQDSVALEADIELGGTDQIFNLLVGRQLQKNHAQEPQVAITVPLLVGLDGVKKMSKSYGNYVGLNDEPGDMFGKLMSIPDELMPMYYELLTSENMDEIKSMHPMAAKKKLAGLLVTRFHGEEAAQAALTNFEKVFSKKELPTDIPEFKPEEGATLSAVLFAAGAAQSKNKARGLIEQGAVRLKGEKVTQDGPLTFENGDVLQAGKRHFFKLVK
- a CDS encoding DUF805 domain-containing protein, whose amino-acid sequence is MFTLQGRMGRMAYFITTCACGVMLALSSFIFLQVAPPAVFLSPEMSLNVLGAIVGIIAFAWLWSATVRRLHDINLSGMWSLLVYLVPALLFVLWFWPGTLAFNRFDLY
- the priA gene encoding primosomal protein N', translated to MFCKVAFDVPLDRDFDYAIPAELEDKVRPGVRVTAPFGHVLTGGMVTQVTEVSGAPEGISLKEITSVVDTRPIFGSDLFPLAKFMKSNWGCPIGQILFALVPPQPYFKLDTPPAAISIEVKTPSFQLTPSQQKALDTMHAFAAYEYHPVLLSGPAYTGKTETVLRLAGEVLAGYGQTLITVPDIVAARQFIKEAEQRFGAHNVFCWHSRMLLSKKKKFFSAISNGVPCVVISTRSGALLPFKNLRLAAVLDEGDENYKQEENKPYYHLRELLSFRAKMHGATLLFVSATPSVEILKSVKDGRVLSLPFQEQVPGHTFTPQIKITPKKGKKSRFLSDFLLEELAQNLRKKETVLLILNRRGYANAYYCLNCGAYAKCKKCGAILTHEKSADTGERLVCKKCGTAEPIQQKCPQCQNLIFKSRGGGTQKLAAEITKFFPQARLLRLESDTLKKKSGQGFEALEALKTGNADIIVGTRMASAALRGAKVTLAAIVDAELELDGPDFRTTEKFAQLLFGLRGHLSGLKNGRLIIQTADEQGYDYEPLLTNDYAACADTEMMLRESFTYPPFVHLLRVTLKTKETDLLNTETHRLKQACKNWATEILGPVWCAKKTDTLKKQYLLFKTTEEKRAQLLAEVETFVPAKKVSLKITADPYDFY